A stretch of Thermomicrobium roseum DSM 5159 DNA encodes these proteins:
- a CDS encoding aspartate kinase, protein MRVMKFGGTSVGNAVAIDRTARIIADAYRGDGRLVAVVSAMSGVTNQLIAAAQAAAEGDEQAAARLQQELVERHRGAAAELIPTAARLEATVSRLTELATRCARLVESVHVLRDLSPRAQDWIVSFGERMSAVLIAAVLEERGIPAVPVDSDKVIVTDDHFGSANPLLDETRARAEAILVPLLEAGKLPVVTGFFGATPKGAVTTLGRGGSDFSASILAHALDADEVWIWTDVDGVMTADPRLVPSARTLPAISFAEATELAYFGAKVIHPRTMQPAAERGIPIWIKNTFNPEHPGTRIGPDTSSNGSVVKAITAIPGVSVITVEGSGFLSVADVTARVFETVGRTGVNVFMVFQASSQHSLGFVVRRTDASKVLRALEREFELDLLKGRVARLWEEPGMAIVAVVGAGMRGTPGVAGRVFGTLGQHRINIVAIAQGSSELNISFVIREDEVARAVPAIHDAFGLGGSAGERSAGS, encoded by the coding sequence ATGCGGGTGATGAAGTTCGGGGGAACGTCGGTCGGCAATGCCGTCGCGATCGATCGCACGGCACGGATCATCGCCGACGCCTATCGCGGTGACGGCCGCCTCGTTGCCGTCGTCTCGGCGATGAGCGGCGTCACCAACCAGCTCATCGCGGCCGCTCAAGCTGCAGCCGAGGGAGACGAGCAGGCAGCAGCGAGGCTCCAACAGGAACTCGTCGAGCGACATCGCGGGGCGGCCGCGGAACTGATCCCGACCGCAGCGCGCCTGGAGGCGACGGTGAGCCGCCTGACCGAACTCGCCACCCGTTGTGCGCGCCTCGTCGAGTCGGTCCACGTACTCCGCGACCTCTCGCCGCGTGCTCAGGACTGGATCGTCTCCTTCGGCGAGCGGATGAGTGCAGTCCTCATAGCAGCTGTCCTCGAGGAACGCGGTATCCCAGCCGTGCCGGTCGACAGCGACAAGGTCATCGTGACCGATGACCACTTCGGGAGCGCCAACCCGTTGCTCGACGAAACCCGGGCGCGCGCCGAGGCGATCCTCGTCCCGCTTCTCGAAGCTGGCAAGCTGCCCGTCGTCACCGGCTTCTTCGGTGCCACGCCGAAGGGTGCGGTCACCACGCTCGGCCGCGGCGGGTCCGACTTCTCCGCCTCGATCCTCGCTCACGCGCTCGACGCCGACGAGGTGTGGATCTGGACCGACGTCGATGGCGTCATGACGGCTGATCCGCGACTCGTCCCCAGTGCGCGCACGCTTCCCGCGATCTCCTTCGCCGAGGCGACCGAACTCGCCTACTTCGGCGCCAAGGTGATCCACCCGCGCACCATGCAACCGGCTGCCGAGCGTGGCATTCCGATCTGGATCAAGAACACCTTCAACCCCGAGCACCCGGGCACACGTATCGGCCCGGACACCAGCTCGAACGGTTCGGTGGTCAAGGCGATCACCGCGATTCCCGGCGTGAGCGTCATCACCGTCGAGGGATCCGGCTTCCTCAGCGTCGCCGACGTCACTGCCCGCGTCTTCGAGACCGTCGGCCGGACTGGCGTCAACGTCTTTATGGTCTTCCAGGCGTCGTCCCAGCACAGCCTGGGTTTTGTCGTCCGGCGCACCGATGCCAGCAAAGTGTTGCGTGCGCTGGAGCGGGAGTTCGAACTCGATCTCCTCAAGGGACGCGTCGCACGCCTCTGGGAAGAACCCGGTATGGCCATCGTCGCCGTCGTCGGTGCCGGGATGCGCGGGACACCCGGTGTCGCCGGCCGCGTCTTCGGGACCCTCGGCCAACATCGCATCAACATCGTCGCCATCGCGCAAGGGTCGTCGGAACTCAACATTTCATTCGTGATCCGCGAAGACGAGGTCGCACGCGCCGTTCCAGCGATTCACGACGCGTTCGGGCTCGGGGGATCTGCTGGCGAACGCTCGGCTGGTTCCTGA
- a CDS encoding Lon protease family protein — MSGAATERAAQRRVPVERLRRRLDPMTLPFQTTAEVDPVVGTVGQPRALEALEFGLEIASYGYNVYVAGRPGSGRESTVLRLVEQIAAKRATPPDWVYVHNFQDPERPVAIALPAGRGAQLARDMDEFLRAAQQAIPRAFESEEYDRRRRAIIDRLNQERERLWEGVQQFAQQLGFTVELTPAGVISLPLVQGRPLAPEEYERLPPPVREELERRNQRIQDRVADALREVRRLERETAERLRQLDREVALFAVGGLFEELRERYQDLPQVLAFLEQVREDIPEHLHDFFPPQLPGVPAPIAQLQALQQQEHLARYRVNVFVDNSQTRGAPVIFERNPSYYNLVGRIDYRATFGAMVTDFSQIRAGALHRANGGFLVVHVLDLLANPFAWDALKRALITRQVVIENLGQQYAVLPTATLRPDPIPLDVKVVLVGSPFLYYFLAAYDDDFRELFRVRADFAPDMDWNDQHVMGYAAFISRVVREQGLRHFDRSAVARVIEYGARQVEHQRKLSSQLLEIGNLVAEASYWASKAGREIVTAEDVETAIRKKRYRSDLLAERVRDLIAEGTLKIETSGARVGQINGLAVIELGDFAFGKPSRVTARVSLGRGNLISIEREIALSGPIHSKGFLILSNYLAGAYAQDFPLAITASITFEQAYEEIEGDSASSTELYALLSALSGLPIKQGIAVTGSVNQYGDVQAIGGVNEKIEGFFAVCKVQGLTGEQGVIIPTANVQHLMLDEEVIQAVAEGKFHIWAVDSVDQGIEILTGVPAGERQPDGTYPEGTVHRLVMDRLREYAERMRDFGRREEREERSERTEAADPEPAGEH; from the coding sequence ATGAGCGGAGCAGCGACGGAACGAGCCGCGCAGCGACGGGTTCCCGTGGAACGTCTGCGACGCCGACTCGATCCGATGACCTTGCCGTTCCAAACGACAGCCGAAGTGGATCCCGTTGTGGGGACGGTCGGGCAACCGCGGGCGCTGGAAGCGCTCGAGTTCGGTCTGGAGATCGCGTCCTACGGGTACAACGTCTACGTCGCGGGGCGTCCTGGCTCCGGTCGCGAGAGCACAGTGCTCCGTCTCGTGGAGCAGATCGCGGCGAAGCGTGCGACACCGCCTGATTGGGTTTACGTGCACAACTTCCAGGATCCCGAACGTCCCGTCGCGATCGCGCTGCCAGCTGGACGTGGAGCGCAGCTGGCGCGCGACATGGATGAGTTCCTGCGAGCTGCTCAGCAAGCGATTCCGCGAGCGTTCGAGAGCGAAGAGTACGACCGGCGGCGCCGGGCGATCATCGATCGCTTGAACCAGGAACGGGAACGGTTGTGGGAGGGCGTGCAGCAGTTCGCGCAGCAGCTGGGCTTCACGGTGGAGCTGACGCCAGCGGGGGTGATCAGCCTGCCGCTGGTACAGGGAAGGCCGCTGGCGCCGGAGGAGTACGAGCGGCTTCCACCACCGGTGCGCGAGGAGCTGGAGCGGCGCAACCAGCGGATCCAGGATCGCGTGGCCGATGCCTTGCGGGAGGTGCGTCGTCTCGAGCGCGAGACGGCCGAGCGCTTGCGCCAACTCGATCGGGAGGTCGCGCTCTTTGCGGTGGGCGGCCTGTTCGAGGAACTCCGCGAGCGGTACCAGGATCTTCCTCAGGTGCTCGCCTTCCTGGAGCAGGTGCGGGAGGATATTCCCGAGCACCTGCACGACTTTTTCCCGCCGCAACTCCCCGGTGTGCCAGCACCGATCGCCCAGCTGCAAGCGCTGCAACAGCAGGAGCATCTCGCGCGGTATCGCGTGAACGTGTTCGTCGACAACAGCCAAACGCGCGGTGCGCCAGTGATCTTCGAGCGAAATCCCTCGTACTACAACCTGGTCGGGCGAATCGATTACCGCGCCACGTTCGGCGCGATGGTGACTGACTTCAGCCAGATCCGTGCTGGAGCCTTGCACCGCGCGAACGGTGGCTTTCTGGTCGTCCATGTCCTCGACCTTCTGGCTAATCCGTTCGCCTGGGACGCGCTCAAGCGCGCGCTGATCACCCGCCAGGTCGTGATCGAGAATCTCGGCCAACAGTATGCTGTCCTGCCCACGGCGACACTGCGACCGGATCCGATCCCGCTCGACGTGAAGGTCGTCCTGGTCGGCTCGCCGTTCCTGTACTACTTTCTCGCTGCCTACGACGATGACTTTCGCGAGCTTTTCCGTGTACGGGCCGACTTCGCGCCGGACATGGACTGGAACGATCAACACGTGATGGGCTATGCGGCCTTCATCAGCCGGGTGGTGCGGGAACAGGGATTGCGCCACTTCGATCGCAGCGCGGTGGCGCGCGTGATCGAGTATGGAGCGCGCCAGGTCGAGCATCAGCGCAAGCTCTCGTCGCAACTCCTGGAGATCGGCAACCTGGTCGCGGAGGCGAGTTACTGGGCTAGCAAGGCTGGGCGCGAGATCGTGACTGCCGAGGATGTCGAGACGGCGATCCGCAAGAAGCGGTATCGTTCCGACCTTCTCGCCGAGCGGGTGCGCGACCTGATCGCCGAAGGAACGCTCAAGATCGAGACGAGCGGCGCGCGGGTGGGGCAGATCAATGGCCTGGCGGTCATCGAGCTCGGTGACTTCGCCTTCGGGAAACCCTCGCGCGTGACCGCGCGCGTCTCGCTGGGGCGCGGCAATCTGATCAGCATCGAGCGCGAGATCGCGCTGTCCGGCCCGATCCACTCGAAAGGCTTCTTGATCCTCTCCAACTACTTGGCGGGTGCCTATGCCCAGGATTTTCCGCTCGCCATAACCGCGTCCATCACCTTCGAGCAGGCGTACGAGGAGATCGAGGGTGACTCGGCTTCCTCGACCGAGCTCTATGCCTTGCTTTCGGCGCTTTCCGGACTCCCGATCAAGCAAGGGATCGCAGTTACCGGATCGGTGAACCAGTACGGCGACGTGCAGGCGATCGGTGGCGTGAACGAAAAGATCGAGGGGTTCTTCGCTGTCTGCAAGGTGCAGGGGCTGACCGGTGAGCAGGGTGTCATCATCCCGACGGCGAATGTCCAGCACCTGATGCTGGATGAAGAGGTGATCCAGGCGGTCGCCGAGGGGAAGTTCCACATCTGGGCGGTCGACTCGGTCGATCAGGGGATCGAGATCTTGACTGGTGTACCGGCTGGCGAGCGTCAGCCCGATGGGACGTATCCAGAGGGGACGGTCCACCGTCTGGTGATGGATCGGCTGCGCGAATATGCCGAGCGCATGCGCGACTTCGGCCGCCGGGAGGAACGCGAGGAGCGGTCGGAGCGAACCGAGGCGGCCGATCCGGAGCCAGCTGGCGAGCACTAG
- a CDS encoding YIP1 family protein encodes MLRRIIGALRLDPTVYRELRDDPTATVPALLFVLLCVLAAGVGGLPGGGLTAFGIVAASAFVSWTIFVVAAYLFGTKALPGPETEATLGALVRTLGFALAPSLLLVFGVVPALQLVVVPLAFVWTFFATLMALRETLAVGTLRALLVAVLSYGAAALLGSILTPPGPSG; translated from the coding sequence ATGCTGAGGCGGATCATCGGTGCGCTGCGGCTCGACCCTACGGTCTACCGGGAGCTCCGCGATGATCCGACCGCCACGGTGCCGGCACTCCTGTTCGTCCTGCTCTGTGTCCTGGCAGCTGGCGTCGGCGGGTTACCCGGCGGTGGTCTGACCGCCTTCGGCATCGTGGCTGCTTCTGCCTTCGTGTCCTGGACGATCTTCGTCGTCGCGGCTTACCTCTTCGGCACGAAAGCGTTGCCGGGGCCGGAGACCGAGGCGACGTTGGGAGCGCTGGTGCGGACACTCGGCTTCGCCCTGGCGCCGAGTCTCTTGCTCGTTTTCGGAGTCGTTCCCGCGCTCCAGCTGGTCGTCGTGCCGCTGGCTTTTGTCTGGACTTTCTTCGCGACGCTCATGGCGCTCCGAGAAACACTGGCGGTCGGCACGCTGCGGGCGTTGCTGGTCGCGGTGCTCTCGTACGGTGCTGCTGCTCTCCTCGGCAGTATCTTGACGCCACCGGGACCATCCGGCTGA
- a CDS encoding amidohydrolase/deacetylase family metallohydrolase, protein MGPAERERFDTLILGGEVIDPANQRFGRFDIGIREGRIVRVARSLADAIAEQVIDARGQIVTPGLIDLHTHVYWGATYWGIEADPIAARTGVTTWLDVGSAGAYTFPGFRRYIVEPSRVRILALLNLSSIGLVAPTWEFANLDYCDLELAAAMIEANRDVILGVKARIDANTTRGVGIRPLELARELADQLGLPLMVHIGNGPPSIDEVAALLRPGDILTHCFTGGTMRILTPDGRVHPRIRELHERGLVLDIGHGAGSFSFEVAERLLAEGIVPDVISSDIHQLAIQGPMFDLPTTLSKFLALGLSLAEVIERATVRPAKIIGRPELGSLAEGTPADIALFQVVEGMFTFYDVAMQARSGDRLLVNTLTMVDGRIVPRQEPSALHPWAQLPEHQRPIVQIGHPYRVMQARGG, encoded by the coding sequence ATGGGGCCAGCGGAACGGGAGCGCTTCGACACGCTCATTCTCGGCGGTGAGGTGATCGACCCGGCGAACCAGCGCTTCGGCCGTTTCGACATCGGGATCCGCGAGGGACGGATCGTGCGCGTGGCGCGTTCTCTGGCGGATGCCATCGCCGAGCAAGTGATCGATGCGCGGGGTCAGATCGTGACGCCGGGTCTCATCGACCTCCATACGCACGTCTACTGGGGTGCGACCTACTGGGGAATCGAAGCCGATCCGATCGCTGCGCGGACCGGAGTGACGACCTGGCTGGACGTCGGAAGTGCCGGAGCCTACACGTTTCCTGGTTTTCGCCGGTACATCGTCGAGCCGAGCCGGGTTCGGATTCTTGCACTTTTGAATCTCTCCTCGATCGGCTTGGTCGCCCCAACGTGGGAGTTCGCCAATCTCGACTATTGCGACCTCGAGCTCGCTGCCGCGATGATCGAGGCGAACCGCGACGTCATCCTCGGCGTCAAGGCGCGCATCGATGCCAATACCACGCGCGGTGTCGGGATCCGACCGCTCGAGCTGGCTCGAGAGCTCGCTGACCAGCTCGGACTTCCCCTCATGGTGCACATCGGGAACGGCCCACCGTCGATCGACGAGGTAGCCGCGCTCTTGCGCCCCGGTGACATTCTGACCCACTGTTTCACGGGTGGAACCATGCGGATTCTCACTCCGGATGGGCGGGTTCACCCCCGCATCCGCGAGTTGCACGAGCGCGGACTGGTCCTCGATATCGGGCATGGTGCAGGTTCGTTCAGCTTCGAGGTCGCCGAGCGGCTCCTGGCCGAGGGGATCGTGCCGGACGTCATCTCGAGCGATATCCACCAGCTGGCGATCCAGGGACCGATGTTCGACCTCCCCACCACGCTCTCCAAGTTCCTGGCGCTGGGACTCTCGCTGGCGGAGGTCATCGAGCGGGCGACGGTACGACCGGCCAAGATCATCGGCCGGCCGGAACTGGGGAGCTTGGCTGAGGGGACGCCAGCGGATATCGCCCTGTTCCAGGTGGTCGAGGGGATGTTCACTTTCTACGACGTGGCGATGCAGGCGCGGTCTGGCGACCGGCTTCTCGTCAATACGCTGACGATGGTCGATGGACGAATCGTGCCCCGGCAAGAGCCGAGTGCGCTCCATCCCTGGGCGCAGCTTCCCGAACACCAGCGCCCGATCGTCCAAATCGGACATCCCTACCGAGTCATGCAGGCACGAGGAGGCTGA
- a CDS encoding deoxyuridine 5'-triphosphate nucleotidohydrolase produces MSERDGVLMREQLAALLAADPPLLRDLPAVEAQLQPHGIDLTVWSVARFASAGQVGEIDEERRLPELEVVEPDRDGWWELEPGPYLVRFTETVTLPPDCMAYARPRSSLLRCGVAVHTAVWDAGYSGQGVALLVVYNPKGFRLRRCARIAQLVLHRLERPVSEGYRGMYQGERG; encoded by the coding sequence ATGAGCGAGCGCGATGGCGTCCTCATGCGGGAGCAACTGGCAGCACTGCTCGCGGCGGATCCACCTTTGCTCCGCGACCTTCCGGCGGTCGAGGCGCAACTTCAGCCGCACGGGATCGATTTGACTGTCTGGTCGGTCGCGCGCTTCGCAAGTGCTGGCCAGGTCGGCGAGATCGACGAAGAGCGTCGCCTGCCGGAGCTGGAGGTGGTCGAGCCGGATCGTGATGGCTGGTGGGAGCTCGAGCCAGGCCCGTACCTCGTGCGCTTCACCGAAACCGTGACGCTCCCACCGGACTGCATGGCCTATGCCCGCCCGCGCTCGAGTCTGCTCCGCTGTGGCGTCGCGGTGCACACCGCGGTCTGGGATGCCGGATACTCGGGGCAAGGGGTAGCACTGCTCGTCGTTTACAATCCGAAAGGCTTTCGGCTGCGCCGCTGTGCCCGCATCGCCCAACTCGTGCTGCACCGGCTGGAGCGGCCTGTCAGCGAGGGATACCGTGGCATGTACCAGGGCGAGCGCGGCTGA